In Candidatus Moanabacter tarae, the genomic stretch CCTCGATAACAGCATTTTCGATTTCCTCTGCAGCTTTTTCTTCACCAAGGGACTGTAGCATCATGAGACCAGCACATATTGAAGCTAAAGGATTAATGACATTTTTACCAGTATACTTGGGAGCCGATCCTCCAATCGGTTCAAACATGCTAACGCCTTCTGGATTTATATTGCCACCTGCTGCTATACCCATTCCCCCTTGGGTAATAGCTCCTAAATCTGTGATGATATCGCCGAACATATTGCCGGTTACAATAACATCAAACCATTCTGGATTTTTCACCATCCACATGCAGGTTGCATCAACGTGATAGTATTCTCTTGTAATGTCTGGATAATCTCTTTCACCCATTTCATTAAAAGCACGTTCCCAAAGATCGTAGATAAAGGTTAAGACGTTTGTTTTACCACAGAGAGCGAGGGTTTTCTTCTTCCCCTTACTTCGAGTGTATTCAAACGCATAGCGAAGACATCGGTCGACTTGAAAGCGCGTGTATACTGAAGATTGAACAGCCGATTCTTGAGGTGTGCCCTTCAGGGTGAATCCCCCGGCTCCGGTGTATGCATCACCTGTGTTTTCCCTAACTACGACATAGTCAATATCATTGGGACTTTTATTCTTTAGAGGTGTCTCTACTCCAGGGTAGAGTTTGACTGGTCGAAGATTAATGTATTGATCAAGCTCAAAACGAAGGCGAAGAAGAATTCCCTTCTCT encodes the following:
- the leuB gene encoding 3-isopropylmalate dehydrogenase produces the protein MSNSYKIAVIPGDGTGPEVIREAQKVLDVASGRFGFDLIYEQYDFGGDRFLQTGETLPESAVKELSRQDAILLGAIGHPDVKPGILEKGILLRLRFELDQYINLRPVKLYPGVETPLKNKSPNDIDYVVVRENTGDAYTGAGGFTLKGTPQESAVQSSVYTRFQVDRCLRYAFEYTRSKGKKKTLALCGKTNVLTFIYDLWERAFNEMGERDYPDITREYYHVDATCMWMVKNPEWFDVIVTGNMFGDIITDLGAITQGGMGIAAGGNINPEGVSMFEPIGGSAPKYTGKNVINPLASICAGLMMLQSLGEEKAAEEIENAVIEVTANRLKDLGAGRMGFSTTEVGDIVADLVAG